The Columba livia isolate bColLiv1 breed racing homer chromosome 18, bColLiv1.pat.W.v2, whole genome shotgun sequence genome includes a region encoding these proteins:
- the LOC102091483 gene encoding cytochrome c oxidase assembly protein COX11, mitochondrial — MGLCGRGWARCAGLRLPGGSGPLWALPLSRALPLRPCRTGGWAPPRPEGKAGYGLWAGGRALAPRGARGLRSSNPFTRGQEEEWRRRNRSALAYIAAAAVGMVGMSYAAVPLYRLYCQTTGLGGTTGTGHSSEQIERMKPVRERVIRVTFNADVHSSLQWNFRPQQSEIYVVPGETALAFYKAKNPTDKAIIGISTYNVIPFEAGQYFNKIQCFCFEEQRLNPQEEVDMPVFFYIDPEFVEDPKMANVDLITLSYTFFEAKEGQKLPLPGYQ, encoded by the exons ATGGGGCTGTGCGGGCGGGGCTGGGCGCGCTGCGCGGGCCTGCGGCTCCCCGGGGGGTCGGGTCCGCTCTGGGCGCTGCCGCTGAGCCGGGCCCTTCCTCTCCGGCCGTGCCGTACCGGAGGGTGGGCACCCCCGCGGCCGGAGGGGAAGGCTGGGTACGGGCTCTGGGCGGGCGGGCGAGCGCTGGCCCCGCGGGGGGCCCGCGGGCTGCGGAGCTCCAACCCCTTCACCCGCGGGCAGGAGGAAGAGTGGCGGCGCCGGAACCGCTCGGCATTGGCCTACatcgccgccgccgccgtgGGCATGGTGGGCATGTCGTACGCGGCCGTGCCGCTCTACCGTCTCTACTGCCAG ACCACGGGCCTGGGCGGAACGACGGGCACCGGGCACAGCTCGGAGCAGATCGAGCGCATGAAGCCGGTGAGGGAGCGGGTCATCAGGGTGACTTTCAACGCGGACGTGCACTCCAGCCTGCAGTGGAACTTCAGGCCCCAGCAGAGCGAGATCTAC GTGGTACCAGGAGAGACTGCACTGGCATTTTATAAAGCAAAGAATCCTACTGACAAGGCAATAATTGGAATCTCTACCTACAATGTAATACCCTTTGAAGCAGGGCAgtatttcaataaaatacaA tgtttttgttttgaagaacagCGGCTAAATCCTCAAGAGGAAGTGGACATGCCTGTCTTTTTCTACATTGATCCAGAATTTGTAGAGGACCCTAAAATGGCTAACGTTGATTTGATCACCCTCTCTTACACCTTTTTTGAAGCAAAGGAAGGACAGAAGTTACCGCTTCCTGGATATCAGTAA